A single Endozoicomonas sp. NE40 DNA region contains:
- the moaC gene encoding cyclic pyranopterin monophosphate synthase MoaC — protein sequence MSLTHTDAQGKASMVDVGDKDATRREARAEGYITMKPQTLALVQDNGLKKGDVLAVARIAGIQAAKQCGTLIPLCHPLMLNYIGIEFDFEPEHSRIRIESCCRLSGKTGVEMEALTAASVAALTIYDMCKAADKDMQIDGIRVLEKSGGKSGHYVASH from the coding sequence ATGAGCCTGACCCATACTGATGCCCAGGGCAAAGCCAGCATGGTCGATGTTGGCGATAAAGACGCAACCCGTCGTGAAGCCAGGGCCGAAGGCTATATCACCATGAAGCCTCAAACCCTGGCTCTGGTGCAGGACAACGGCCTGAAAAAAGGCGATGTACTGGCCGTTGCCCGCATTGCCGGCATCCAGGCTGCCAAACAGTGCGGCACACTGATTCCGTTATGTCACCCGCTGATGCTGAATTACATTGGTATCGAGTTTGACTTTGAACCGGAACACAGTCGTATTCGCATTGAAAGCTGTTGTCGTTTAAGTGGTAAGACCGGTGTCGAAATGGAAGCTCTCACAGCCGCTTCGGTGGCTGCCCTGACCATTTATGACATGTGCAAAGCCGCAGACAAAGACATGCAGATTGATGGCATTCGTGTTCTGGAAAAGAGCGGGGGCAAAAGTGGTCACTATGTGGCCAGCCATTAG
- the moaD gene encoding molybdopterin converting factor subunit 1: protein MIKVLFFASYREQLNCNELVLSPEDQPPTLSALRGQLSEKGDDWREIMEDGRTLVALNKTMTRRDADLKDGDEVAFFPPVTGG from the coding sequence ATGATCAAAGTATTATTTTTCGCCAGCTACCGCGAGCAATTGAACTGCAATGAGCTGGTATTATCCCCTGAAGACCAGCCACCTACACTGTCGGCGCTGCGCGGTCAGTTGTCTGAAAAAGGCGACGACTGGCGTGAAATCATGGAAGATGGCCGCACTCTCGTTGCATTAAACAAGACCATGACTCGCCGTGATGCCGACCTGAAAGACGGTGATGAAGTCGCATTTTTCCCTCCGGTAACGGGTGGTTAA